The Chitinophaga niabensis genomic interval ACCTGGGAAATACGCTGGTGGCCATTGTAGGCAGAACAGACTCTTACCTGGCCCAGTCGGCACATTTTGTGCTGAACACTACGGTGTCTCAGGAAGCCTGCCCTAATAACCTGGCCCCTACTACCAGTACCACGGCACAACTGGTAATGGGAGATGCCCTGGCAGTTTGCCTGATAGAACTGAAAGGGTTCACAGCAGAGGATTTTGCCAAATTCCATCCCGGTGGTACCCTGGGTAAGAAACTGTACCTCAAGGTCGGCGACCTGAGCAAATTGCACCAGTTGCCGGTTGTGAAGCTACAGAGCACCCTCCGGGAAGTGATCGTGGAGATCTCTTCCAAAATGCTGGGTGTTACCGGCGTAGTGGATGATAAAGGCCACCTGCAGGGGATCATTACAGACGGAGACCTGAGAAGGATGTTGGAGAAGAACATGGATGCCGCCGGTGTAAAAGCACAGGACATCATGAGCAAAAACCCCAAAACCATCCAGCAGGATGAACTGGCAGTAAATGCCCTCGAATTAATGAGAGAGTACGACATAACGCAACTATTGGTCATGAAAGATGATCAGTATCATGGAATTATACATTTACACGATTTAATCCGAGAAGGAATTATTTGAGCGATGACATCTTTAAATAACCATTTTTACGTGGCCATTATGGCCGGAGGAATTGGTAGCCGCTTTTGGCCCTATAGCCGGACGGATTACCCAAAGCAATTTCTGGACATCCTGAACACAGGTAAAACCCTGTTACAATGGACCTATGAACGGTTCACCCAGTTTGTACCGGCAGAGAACATCTTTGTGGTTACACACCACAACTATGCTTCCACCGTAGCCAAACAACTGCCTTTATTGCCCCAGGACAATATCGTCAGCGAACCCTCCAGGAAAAATACTGCGCCCTGTGTGGCATACATCTCTCATAAGATCCATAAGAAAGACCCCAAGGCCAGCATCATTTGCGCACCGGCGGACCACCTGATCATGGACCCCACACAGTTCACCAGTACCTGCCTCAATGCGCTGTTATTTGCACAAAAGAACAATGCATTGCTCACGCTTGGTATTAAACCAACCCGCCCGGACACGGGCTATGGTTACATTCAATACGAAACCCAGCAGGTGGCAGACAATGTGTACCAGGTTAAAACCTTCACTGAAAAGCCCAACCTGGAACTGGCAAAGACCTTCCTGAAAAGCGGGGACTTCCTCTGGAACGCAGGGATCTTTGTATGGAACGCCAAAAGCATCCTGCAGGCATTTGCTACCTACCAGCCGGAAATGGATGAACTGTTTGTGCAGGAGACCGCAGCGCTGAATACACCTGCGGAGAAAGATGTGATTGAAAAGATCTACTCCCAGTGTACCAATATATCCATCGATTACGGCGTGATGGAAAAGGCGGACAACGTGTATGTTATTCCTTCCAACTTTGGCTGGAGCGACTTGGGCACATGGGCTTCTGCCTATGAGAACCTGGAAAAGGATTACCTGGGAAATGCCGTACAGGGAAAGAATGTAATGGTGATAGATGCTACCAAATGTATGGTAAAGGCCCCCAACGATAAGCTGGTGTTATTACAGGGCCTGGACGACTTTATTATCATCGATACGCACGATGTGCTGATGATCTGCAAGAAAGAGAACGAACAGCAGATCAAGGAATATGTGGCAGAAGTAAAGCGGCACAAAGGCGAGAAATATTTATAACAAAAAAAGCCGTCCTGCATTTAGGACGGCTTTTTTAATGCAATAATATCAGGATGCCTGGGCTTCCGAACCTTCCAATACCCGGCCAACGCGGCAGGTATGTTCATGGAAAGTAACCACACCCGTTTCCACATCATACATGGCACCAATAATTCCCAGTTCACCACGGTCTATCATATCTGCGATGATCACACTCTGTTCAAGGATAGCCTGCACGGAACGTTCTGTATGAATATGGGTAACAGCCTCCACGAATTCGTGATTGGAAGAAGTCCTGTTTTCTTTAATCGTTTTTTCCTGGAAAACAGCAGGACGGATCTTGCCCAGCAAACCGGTAAGGTTGCCCATTTCCACATGATCGCAGGCCCCTTTGATAGCGCCGCAACCAGTATGCCCCATTACCACAATGATCTTGGACCCGGCCACTTTACAGGCATATTCTAAACTTCCGAGCACATTCTCAGAAATAACGGCACCGGCCAAACGAATACTGAAGATGTCTCCCAATCCCTGGTCAAAGATCAGTTCAGCAGAGGTACGGGAATCCATGCAGCTCACGATAGCAGCAAAGGGCCACTGACCTTCCGCCGTTTGGTTCACTTGCTGCAAAAGGTTCCTGTTTATACGAAGGTTGCTTACAAACCTGGTATTGCCTTCACGAAGAAGTTCTAATGCTGTTGACGGCGTGAGGCTGCTTTGAGTAAGATATGTGTGTGCTTTCATCATTATAATATTTTTAATCATTGATTTAATTTGCGGATAATTCTTTCAGAAGGTCTTTGTGTGTGCCATTGGTAACAACGCTTACCGGCTTTTCTTTTTCAGGACTTTCCATAAAAACATGGTCCGTGTTATTGATCTTGTATGCTTCTTTGAACCCTTTAAGCACAACTTTTATTTTGTTCTGAGGAGCTTTGATCTGTGTGAATTCCCGGATGATCTCCAGTACATCCTGATCTATATAAGCGGTCCTGCTGGCATCGATCACTACTGTAGAGTTCTCCGGTAATTTATCCAGTGTTAAGAGGATGTTTGCCTTGTTAAGGAAACTCACTTCCTGCGCCAGTTCCAGGCGGATCAGGTCTCCCGTGCGGTATTTCTCTTTATGGAAGAAATAAGGGCTTTTCATATTTCCCCATAACAGGAACAATACGCTTACTCCCAAACCTACACTAACACCAATCAGCAGGTCTGTGAACACGATCACCACAACGGTAACTGCAAAAGGTATCCATTGGTACTTGCCCTTTTCAAACATCTTTTTGAACACAGATGGTTTGCAAAGTTTATACCCGGTAACCAGCAGCACCGCAGCCAGCGTAGCGTATGGGATCTTGTTTAGCAGAACAGGGATCAGGGCTGTACAAACCAGCAGCAATCCACCATGTATCATGGTCGATAATTTGGTGCGTCCGCCGGAATTGATGTTGGCGGAAGAACGAACGATCACGGAAGTAACAGGGATACCGCCTATCAGACCACTCACCATGTTACCAATACCCTGCGCTTTCAATTCGCGGTTAGGCGAAGAATAACGTTTCATCGGGTCCAGTTTATCTGTTGCTTCCAGGTTCAGTAAGGTTTCTATAGAAGCCACCACCGCAATGGTTGCCGCTACCACCCATACTTTACTGTTAGCCAGTTCGCCAAAGTTGGGTAAGGTGAATTGTCCGAAGAAATCGTTGAAAGTTGCCGCCACAGGCAGGGTTACGAGGTGACTTTGCTCCAGGCCCAATACAGAACCAGAGGAAATGAACAACTGGTTAATACCCACACCCGCCAGTACAGCTACCAGCGGAGCCGGTACCACACCTGCTTTCGGGATCTTGTTCCAATACAACAGGATGGCAATGGAAACGATGGTGATGATCACTGCACCAAACTGAATGTGGTTCAGTGTACTTAATAAAGCCGTGAAGGAATTTTCCCCGTCCGTTTGGATAAATGCCATGTCGCTGATCGTATCAGCATCATATCCAAATGCATGCGGTATTTGTTTGAGAATAATGATGATACCAATAGCGGTAAGCATTCCCGTAATAACATTGGAGGGGAAGTAATTGGCTACCGTTCCTGCTTTCACAAATCCCAGGACCAGCTGGAATGCACCGGCTAAAACAACCGCCAGCAGAAAGGTTTCAAAGTTGCCCAATGTAGTGATCGCACTCAGCACAATAGCAGTTAAACCTGCCGCCGGGCCACTCACACTCAGATGAGAACCACTAAAGAAGCCAACCACCAGACCACCAACGATACCTGCTATCATACCTGAAAACAGGGGAGCGCCGGAAGCCAGGGCAATACCAAGGCACAACGGAACGGCGATCAGGAAAACGACCAGCCCGGCCGATAGATCACCTTTAATATTCGAAAAAACAGCAGTCTTCTTGCTCATAGAAATCGTGATTTGATCAGATCGCTACGCACAATCCCCCATATAGGTTTTTCACTATTGAAGCCGGCATTCCGCACCACATATTGTTTCGCCTCAAAGGCAAGACAGTTGCGGTGACATAACGGAACCCCAAAACAACCAACAATGATGCAGGATCAATGCGTGATCTGGTAGTAGTACAGAAAAAAATGAAATTGAAAATTGTGTGCTACGGTATAGCACACGAATGTTGAGAATTAACCAAGATGGTTTGGAGGAGGGGTTTGGATCTCCTGTATGGGACTGGCAGGAATATCCTCGTGATAACTATAAGACAACGTGCGGAGGAATAATTCAGGATTTAACTCTGTTTCCTCATCTGCATATCTGTGAAAATTGAGATCGTTAGGAGAAAGCTTTAATGTTTTAGACATACAGCCACCGTCCACATGCTCCTCTACAATTTGATTGTTAAACAGTAATTTCCCCACTTGTGCAATGGGTAGCAGCTGAACACACATCAGGCAGACAAAAAATATACTGATTACTTTTTTCAAAATGTTTATCGCGTCAATTTACGTTGAAGCAAAAATACTCCGCGAATTTCACAATTCATATTTTAACGGGTCAAAGAATTGTTAAATGCATCTTAATTAATTATAAACCCGGCACTTATAGTTATTAATAGCCCGTAAATAATTCATCCCGCCCAGGAACCGCTCATCACAATCCCCCATCATGGCTAAAATCACTAAACCCTAATAATCAATCATTTAAACTAAAACAGGTAATGTTCTAAGCAAGTTATTTTGCATTAAAGAGTATTTGGTATTGCATAGTAGTAAATAGTTCATATCTTTGTATCGTAAAGCTGATATATACCAATATTAAAAAGCGCACTTGCCATGAATATAGACAACACGCAATCACAGATGAGAAAAGGGGTGCTGGAGTTCTGCATCCTCTCCATCATCAAGCAAGGCGAGGCTTATCCTTCAGACATTATCGAAAAAATGAAAGAAGCAAAGCTGGACATCCTGGAAGGAACTTTATACCCACTGTTGACTCGCCTGAAAAATGCGGAACTACTCACTTACCGCTGGGTGGAAAGCAGTTCAGGGCCACCACGGAAATATTTTTCCATGACAGAAAAAGGCGAGGCCTTTTACCTCGACCTGGAAAACACATGGAACGAACTGGCCAATGCTGTACACAAGCTTACATTACCTCATTCCATCCAATAATATACATCCAAGACCTAAAACCTAAAATCAGAAATTAGAGATGAAAAAGATTATCAACATAAACTTGTCCAGCCGCCTGATCCCCATAGAGGACAGTGCTTACGAGATCTTGCGGCAGTACCTGGATAGCCTTAAGCGCTATTTCTCGCAAGAGGAAGGTGCAGAGGAGATCGTTGGAGATATTGAAAGCCGCATCGCCGAAATCTTCCAGGATAAGATCCGCAAAGGCGCACATTGCATCACGGATGAAGATGTGCAGGCTATCAAAACCTCCATGGGTACGCCGGAACAATTTGCTGACGAACCTCTTAACAGTACGAAGGAGTCAAAAAACCACGCGACCAACGAAAGCTTCGCAGCTTACGCCCGTCCGCGGAAACGCTTCTATCGGGATCCGGATAGTAAAGTATTAGGTGGCGTATGTAGTGGTTTGGGTGCTTACTTTAATGTTGATCCGGTTGTTTTCCGTATCGTATTTGCCCTCATGGCCTTTGGCTGGGGTGGTGGTATCGTCCTTTATTTTATCCTCTGGTTTGCAACTCCTGAAGCTGTAACAGCAGCTGAAAAGCTGGAAATGCGCGGAGAGCGGGTGGATCTCAATAATATTAAAGCAACGGTGCAGGAAGAAATGAACACCTTCCGCTCCCGCATGGAAAGGATGGGTGATGATGTCAGAAATTTTTCAGAGGGCCGCGGGAAACAGTTCGGTAGAGATGCCGGTACTGCAATTGAAGGGTTTTTCAGGGGACTGGCAAATGTGATCGCATTTGTTGCAAAAGGGTTCTTCCTTTTCATCGCAGTCGTAATACTCTTTACAATAGTAGTTGGCCTGATCGCAGCAGCTGCTTTTTCCGCGGTCCTTTTCCCGATCAAAGACCTGGTTTTTGATAACGGAATGCAAAGCCTGCTCTTCTGGCCTGCGATCTCCCTCCTCATTGGTATCCCCTTACTTTCACTGATCATGTTCCTCGTAAGGAAAATGACCGGAGTCAGGCAAACCAATAAGTACGCTGGTTATACTTTAGGGTTCTTCTGGATATTGGGAGTGGTATTCACCATCTGGATCGCCATTTCTTTGTCCCGCGACTTTAGCGCACCTAAGATCAGGGAATCTGAAAACTTTGCCCTGGCACAACCTTCTTCCGGAAAGCTGATCATTCAGAAGGAAGAAGACCTGCTGGATATGGACGATATGAACGTATTTGATGGTAACCTGCGGGTGGTTGATGATACCGCCATTATCGGAGACATCCGCATCAATGTAAAGAAAAGTAATACAGACAGTTTTGCCGTAGAAGTGGAAAGGGCTTCAAGAGGCCGTACCGTAGCACAAGCTAAGATGCTGGCCCGTGAGATCCAGTTCCAACTGAAGCAGAAGGACTCTGTATTACTTATTCCTTCAGGTTTTTCCATCCCGCGCAATTCCATCTACCGCAACCAGTCCGTAAGGGTAACCATTCTGGTGCCCGTAGGAAAGAACCTTAGGATTGATAAGGATGTATGGGACCACTACCGCTTTGACCGTAACTGGAGAAACGAATGGTGGGATAACTGGGACGATGAATGGAACAGCAAAGAACAGATCGATATAAAAATGAATGCAGATGGTTGGGAAAAGCGGGTGAAAGAAGAAGAGAAGAAAGAACGCTCCGTAAAGGATTCCCTTGAGCAGAACTATCAGTATAAAGGGCCTGATCAGCAGAGCACCACGCCTATAGAGGACAGCAAGGAAAAGAATAAAGATTCCGCAAAGGATAAGGCAAGTGTGGCTATGAATTTCGTGAACTTCCTCTTCCAGGGCAGCTTTTAACAATATTTGAAAAATTCGTCACAATAAGTTTAGTTTCACAACAACGTACAAAACCGCGGTGTCAACCGCGGTTTTTTCATGTATTTAGGTGGCATAACACGATTTTTCCCGATCCGATCATCCCCATCCCCCGATTATTGCTAGTTTTGCATATTCTAAATTCAGGAGGATCAGATAAGGATGAAGGCACCAATTAACATTGCACTGGTAGGTAATCCGAACAGTGGGAAAAGCTCGCTCTTTAATGCGCTTACAGGATTGAACCAGAAAGTGAGTAATTTTCCGGGGGTAACGGTTGATAAAAAGACCGGTAACGCCCGTATTACACCTCAGCTGGATGCAACCATCATTGACCTGCCCGGTACCTATAGCCTTTATCCAAAAAGTGCAGATGAATTTGTGACCTATGATGTGCTGCTCAACCCCAAAGGGGAAGACCGGCCTAACATGATCCTCATTATTGCCGATGCCTCCAACCTCAAACGTAACCTCCTCTTCTGCTCCCAGATCATAGACCTGAAATTACCCGTGATCATTGGCCTCACCATGATGGACCTAGCCAAGAAAAAAGGCGTGGAAATAGATCTGGCCGGCCTCGAAAGAGAACTGGGCGTTCCCGTAGTAGCCATCAATCCCAGGAAGAACAAGGGACTGCCGCAACTAAAAAAGAACATAGAACTCATAGCACAGGAGAAGTTCGGCGCCCCCGCCAGGGATTTCATCGAAAATCAGGAACTCGCGCCCGCCGTGATAGCCGATGTGAAAAAGATCTTTCCCGTAACCAGCGACTATGGTGCTTTACACGTAGCCGTGAACTATGATGAACTGGAATTCCTGAACAAGGGCCAGCAGCAGCAGATAAAAGCGAGCATCCACACAAACGGATTCAATAAAACAAAGATACAGGCGGAAGAGATCATGCAGCGGTACAGCCGCATCAAGCATATCATGAATGTTACCGTAGTGGAAACCGATCCCCTGCAGCAACAACTCCAAACCGAGCGCATCGATAACTTATTGCTGCATCGTTTCTGGGGATACCTTATTCTCCTGGCCGTACTTTTCCTGTTATTCCAAAGCATTTTCTGGCTGGCCTCCTACCCGATGGACCTTATCGAAGCAGGATTTGGCAGCATCAGCGGTTGGTTCTCACAGATCCTCCCGGATAATAAAGTGAGCGATATCTTCATCAATGGGATCATTGCAGGCCTGGGCGGTATTGCCGTTTTCATCCCGCAGATCATGATCCTCTTTGGATTGATCACCATCCTGGAAGATACCGGGTACATGGCCCGGATCAGTTTTTTAACAGACCGGCTCATGAGGCAGGTAGGCCTGAACGGAAAATCCGTGATGCCTCTGATCAGTGGCGTGGCTTGTGCCGTACCTGCTATTATGGCTGCCCGTAATATTGAGAATAAAAAGGAACGCCTCATCACCATCATGATCACTCCCCTGATGGCCTGTTCTGCAAGGTTGCCCATCTATACCATCATGATCGCTTTGGTAATACCCAATAAAAATGTGCTGGGCTTCCTCAGTTTACAGGGCCTTGTAATGATGGGCCTCTATTTACTGGGTTTCTTTATGGCCATTGCTATTGCAGGGATCATGAAGTGGTTCATCCGCATCCGAGAGAAGAGCTATTTCATCATGGAATTACCGGTTTACCGCGCCCCGCGCTGGAAGAATGTAGGCACCACCATGATTGAAAAGGCGAAGATCTTTGTAATGGATGCCGGTAAAGTGATCATGGTTATCTCCATCATCCTCTGGTTCCTGGCATCCTACGGACCCGGCAAACCCATGGAAGGCGTACATCAGAAGTATGAACAACTGATGGCTCAGACAACGGATTCTGCCCAACTCCAGGACCTGGACAAACAATTTCAATCCGAAAAACTGGCCAACTCTTATGCCGGTATATTGGGCCATGCCATTGAACCGGTTGTAAAGCCCCTGGGATTTGACTGGAAAATAGGCATTGCATTGATCACCTCTTTTGCCGCCCGCGAAGTTTTTGTGGGAACCATGGCAACCCTTTATAGTGTAGGAGAAACGGAAGACAGTGATGCTACCCTGCGGGAAAAAATGGCCGCCGCCACCAGGATAGACGGAACTCCCGTATATACCCTTGCAACCGGTCTCTCGCTCATGATCTTCTATGCTTTTGCCATGCAGTGTATGAGTACACTCGCTATTGTGAAACGCGAAACCCGTTCCTGGAAATATCCCATCATTCAGTTCCTGTATATGACGGCACTGGCTTATGCCTGCAGTTGGCTCATTTATGTGATATTCAAATAAGCGGAAACCGTTACATTTGGAGAAATACGCTTCGGATGAAAAAACTATTCCCAATTGTTGGTTGCCTGATCGCGCTGTCTGCCTCCGCGCAGATCGATTCCTCTCAGCTCATGAAAGATGTGCAGACCCTTTCCGCAGATAAAATGGAGGGCCGTAAAACCGGGACCAAAGGGAACCGCCTTGCCCAGTTCTACCTGCTGGACCGCTTAAAGCAAGCCGGCCTGCAACAATTCAGCAACACTTACGAGCAGCCCTTTTATTTCACGCAGGGAGAGAAACGTATCATGGGTACTAACCTCTACGGCTACATCAAGGGAAGCATCGATAGTTTTATTGTGATCTCTGCGCATTACGATCACATCGGCATCAAAAAGCCCCAATCCGGAACAGACAGTATTTACAATGGCGCAGACGATAATGCTTCCGGCATAGGAGGCCTTCTTGCCATGGTCAGCTATTTTTCTAAGAACCCACCGAAACATACATTGGTCTTTGCCGCATTCGATGCAGAAGAAATGGGTTTACAGGGAGCAAAAGCCTTTGTGGCCAAACTACCAGTACCGGCTACACGCATCCTGATGAACATCAATATGGATATGATCAGTCATAATGATAAGAATGAACTGTACGTATGCGGCACTGCTCATTACCCGCAGTTAAAACAGTTCGTAACAGCCGCCGCAGCCACCAGCCTGGTAAATCTCCCCATGGGCCACGACCGCCCGGAGGATAAAGACCAGAACTGGACCAACCAGAGCGATCATTATGAGTTTCATAAAAAGAAGATACCCTTCCTGTACTTCGGTGTAGAGGATCACCCGGATTATCACAGGGCATCCGATGAATTCAGTAAGATCAATCCTTCCTTTTATTACCAGGCAACAAAGAGCATATTGAGTGTAGTTCAGATCGTAGACAAGCAATAAAAAAGCCGCATCAAACGATGCGGCTTTTTTTATAAAATACGTGGGAATAAAAACAATCCCCGTTAAAAAGATAAAACCTCCCCTTTTAGAAAATGCCGCAGGCATTTTCTAAAAGGATCATTCCCCCGGCCTTGGTTCAATCAGGATATGATAATATGCTTTATTCATCTGCGAAGACCCAACGTACTGCACCCTCGTTCTGGAAACACTTTCCGGCGAAGCCACCCTTAACGGCGCATGCCCCAGTATCTTCGTCAGCGCCTTATTCAGCAAAGGCTCTTTCACACTACCCCAATCCCCAAGGGCCAAACTCTCCACTACTTCTTCATTCGGCGCAAAACCATTTGTATAATCAGAAGTCCCCAGCGAATTGAATGCCTTAGAAGTGATCGGTTGAAGGCCCCATGTATTTCTTGCATCATTGATCTTGTAGAAGGTCTGTGAACCCACATTCTTACCATACGTTTTTTCACCTATCAGCCACACACCCATATAAGGCTTCAAGCCATTGATGATCAACTCGCTCGCAGAAGCAGAGTTATTACTGGTGAGGATGATAAAACTTTCCAGCCCCGTACCGATGTTATTGGCCTCATTTGTAAAGTAGGTCTTGAAGAATTCCGGCCCATAAGCATCTGTATATTTCTTTGTGTTGAAAGCATTATACTCTCTTTTGAAGAACACCTTGGTGGTACTTAAACCCGTTACGATATTACTTCCCAGGTTAACAGTGGAACGGGCATCACCACCGCCATTGTAACGAAGGTCCAGGATAAGATGTTTAACCCCGGCTGCTTTGAACCTGGCAAAAACAGCATCCACCTGGTTATCATATTCATTTTCATAACCAGCTTGTCCCCTGTCCGGCGCAAAGAAATGATACACGAAATAACCGATCTTCTTATTATCGATGGTATACACAGAATCCATGTACACGGGGTTTTCTGCGTACTCAAGCACTGTCAGGTTTTTGACAACAGGATTGGTGGTACTATCGCGCAATCCGTCCTTTGAATAAGTGTGATCATAAACCGTGATGGTATGATCTTTTCCCAGCGCATCCAGGAATGCATTTACATCTGCATTATTGGTGGCGGAAGAATATTTGAAATCCTTGTTATTGATCTGGAAGAAAAGCTGTCCTCTTTTAAGGCCTGCGGCGGAAGCCGGGGAGTTCTTCTTAACATATTGAATGATCCCTCCCAGTTTTGTGCCACCATCGTGCAGGAACAAACCAACGCTGTACCCGGCTTCTTTGGTATTACCGCTTAAAGAGTTCTGAAGGTCTTTATAATTAGGTACCGCCCAGGAATACCGGTCGTCTGCATGTAACAGGCTTTCAAAAAAATCATAAGGAGCTTTGGTATAATCCGGGGTAGCAGTGATACTGGTATTCCAGTAATACTCCTGTTTCATGGTAGTGTAGATCCAGTTATTCACATAACCATTATCGGTATCAGGGACCGGAGAGCTGTCTTTCTTTTTACAAGCGGAAAATAAAATGCCTGCGGCAAAGGTACATAGGAGGTATCGGAACATCGCGGAGCGCTTTTTCATAAATGCTATTGTAAGGTATTAAATTATTACTTTTTCCTGAGCTGCACCGTCAGCAGATCGTCCGGCCGCTTATAAATATCGATGAACTGGTCCGCATAACCTTTACGGCTGATCATGATCCTGCTGCCTGCTTTTACACCTTTCAGGTAAAAATGCCCGCAGGCGTCTGTTTGCACAGTATCCACTTTTGCATTTGCAATTGGTTTCCCCCGCTCATTGGTAACGATGCCGAAGAGGTTATATTGTTCATCCTCCAAATGAACGATCAGCACCCTTTTGCCTCCCCTTTCGTGCATGCCCGTGCTTCTCAGGCCGGTGGCTACGTCTATCTTTTTAATCTTAACGCCCACCATCTCCGCAGAATCCACTTCCCGGCCGTTGATGATATAAACAGACTTTTGCTGGGCAAAACCGGCCAGGGAAAAAAGGAGCAGAAAAGGCAGAAAGCGGTTCATAAATTACAATTATGCACAATCCATGCCAGCTATTGCATTGTTGGCTGAACCCCCTCTGCTATTAGCTCCTGGCGGATCTTCCGTTTCCATTCCTGCTGCGTAAAGGTATTCATGCCGCTGTGCACCTTGTCGTCAAACTCATCCTGCATCCGGTTCATGTCCCGGAAAGATTCCAGGTATTCATACTGGATCCGGCTTTCGTGGTCATCTGCGGTAAGGGGCATTTGCAGCACTTTTTTCCGGAAACGTTCTGCTACCAGGCGGGTGATGTCAAAATGCAATTGTTCATGTTCCAGTGTATGGGCAGAAGGCGGCCTGGTGCGTAACCAGGAAGAACTTTTCACCCAAAATACCTGTAAAACAAGCGTGATCTCCAGCGTATCCCGGAATTGCCGGCTGCTGCCATCAAAAGCAAAACTGGTGAAACTGATCGCCTCATTTTTAGCCGTTCCGGAACCCCGGGGGCTGGCTCGGAAATCATCTGCTTTTATGGCTCGCTGATGGTAAAAAAGGGTGTCGGAAGTGGCATCTTCAAGCCTGGGATCTGTTAAAAAGATCACCTTTACCACTTTGCCGGAATCTTTATGGGAGGCGGGTACAGCAGTATTCTGCACAAAAAGGCAGCAGAGGGTTCCGATATAAATTACCGGGTTAAACATGATGTATGTTAAAGTTCGGGAATCTATTTTGTTTGTGCGGGTAATTTTAAAAAAACAAGTGCTGGCGGGGTATTTCGGGGAACGCACAAAATTCAGTAATTTACAAGATTACCAAAACAATCATTCCATGTACGGCGGTGGATACATTTTTGACGAGCCCAATAACCGGCAGTTAAAAGAAGAGCAATTACACGATGATCCGGAAAAACTGGCGGAATTTGAGGATCGGATAGCCCGGGGAGAAAAGATCGAACCAGGCGACTGGATGCCTTCAGAATACAGAAGGCAATTAATCCGTCTTATTGAACAACATGCCCATTCAGAAATAATCGGCGCTTTGCCGGAGGGTACCTGGATC includes:
- the feoB gene encoding ferrous iron transport protein B, yielding MKAPINIALVGNPNSGKSSLFNALTGLNQKVSNFPGVTVDKKTGNARITPQLDATIIDLPGTYSLYPKSADEFVTYDVLLNPKGEDRPNMILIIADASNLKRNLLFCSQIIDLKLPVIIGLTMMDLAKKKGVEIDLAGLERELGVPVVAINPRKNKGLPQLKKNIELIAQEKFGAPARDFIENQELAPAVIADVKKIFPVTSDYGALHVAVNYDELEFLNKGQQQQIKASIHTNGFNKTKIQAEEIMQRYSRIKHIMNVTVVETDPLQQQLQTERIDNLLLHRFWGYLILLAVLFLLFQSIFWLASYPMDLIEAGFGSISGWFSQILPDNKVSDIFINGIIAGLGGIAVFIPQIMILFGLITILEDTGYMARISFLTDRLMRQVGLNGKSVMPLISGVACAVPAIMAARNIENKKERLITIMITPLMACSARLPIYTIMIALVIPNKNVLGFLSLQGLVMMGLYLLGFFMAIAIAGIMKWFIRIREKSYFIMELPVYRAPRWKNVGTTMIEKAKIFVMDAGKVIMVISIILWFLASYGPGKPMEGVHQKYEQLMAQTTDSAQLQDLDKQFQSEKLANSYAGILGHAIEPVVKPLGFDWKIGIALITSFAAREVFVGTMATLYSVGETEDSDATLREKMAAATRIDGTPVYTLATGLSLMIFYAFAMQCMSTLAIVKRETRSWKYPIIQFLYMTALAYACSWLIYVIFK
- a CDS encoding M28 family peptidase; amino-acid sequence: MKKLFPIVGCLIALSASAQIDSSQLMKDVQTLSADKMEGRKTGTKGNRLAQFYLLDRLKQAGLQQFSNTYEQPFYFTQGEKRIMGTNLYGYIKGSIDSFIVISAHYDHIGIKKPQSGTDSIYNGADDNASGIGGLLAMVSYFSKNPPKHTLVFAAFDAEEMGLQGAKAFVAKLPVPATRILMNINMDMISHNDKNELYVCGTAHYPQLKQFVTAAAATSLVNLPMGHDRPEDKDQNWTNQSDHYEFHKKKIPFLYFGVEDHPDYHRASDEFSKINPSFYYQATKSILSVVQIVDKQ
- a CDS encoding S41 family peptidase, giving the protein MKKRSAMFRYLLCTFAAGILFSACKKKDSSPVPDTDNGYVNNWIYTTMKQEYYWNTSITATPDYTKAPYDFFESLLHADDRYSWAVPNYKDLQNSLSGNTKEAGYSVGLFLHDGGTKLGGIIQYVKKNSPASAAGLKRGQLFFQINNKDFKYSSATNNADVNAFLDALGKDHTITVYDHTYSKDGLRDSTTNPVVKNLTVLEYAENPVYMDSVYTIDNKKIGYFVYHFFAPDRGQAGYENEYDNQVDAVFARFKAAGVKHLILDLRYNGGGDARSTVNLGSNIVTGLSTTKVFFKREYNAFNTKKYTDAYGPEFFKTYFTNEANNIGTGLESFIILTSNNSASASELIINGLKPYMGVWLIGEKTYGKNVGSQTFYKINDARNTWGLQPITSKAFNSLGTSDYTNGFAPNEEVVESLALGDWGSVKEPLLNKALTKILGHAPLRVASPESVSRTRVQYVGSSQMNKAYYHILIEPRPGE
- a CDS encoding carboxypeptidase-like regulatory domain-containing protein; its protein translation is MNRFLPFLLLFSLAGFAQQKSVYIINGREVDSAEMVGVKIKKIDVATGLRSTGMHERGGKRVLIVHLEDEQYNLFGIVTNERGKPIANAKVDTVQTDACGHFYLKGVKAGSRIMISRKGYADQFIDIYKRPDDLLTVQLRKK